The genome window ATTTTCGCAAGTGCAGAATGCCGTTCCCCATTCATCCGCCCAAGCAGATGCCCTGCCCCCATTGGCAGCACTTTCCAATTAGTCCAGTGGATACGAAACCGTCACcatttggcagcagcagcaacagcaacaacaacaacaataataacaacaacaacaacaacagcaatggcgTCAATAAACCACCGGAGCCTGTGTCCTATCGCTACTGTGTGCACTGCAAGGCGGCTGGCAAGGACATCAGTAAGGATTAGACGCGACTTTCAGCAACTGCACTCTTTTTCACCTTGAAGCAATCCATTCCACACCATtcatacacacccacacacgcacagaagCATCTCTCAAAAGCCAAGCACTGAAACATTTGTTCCAATCTCAAGTGGATAAGCGATGAGTGCAATTTATAGTTACGTCTAATTACATTAaagtaaatgttttata of Drosophila innubila isolate TH190305 chromosome X, UK_Dinn_1.0, whole genome shotgun sequence contains these proteins:
- the LOC117785946 gene encoding putative uncharacterized protein DDB_G0288973, producing the protein MPFPIHPPKQMPCPHWQHFPISPVDTKPSPFGSSSNSNNNNNNNNNNNNSNGVNKPPEPVSYRYCVHCKAAGKDISKD